Proteins encoded within one genomic window of Cytophagales bacterium:
- a CDS encoding DUF2185 domain-containing protein has protein sequence MTKKTLKLGREEIIETAPNRGACFATDRITVQGDKIGYMYREAPTLDVDSGWRFFAGDESDDYVNDPINTSVYDINTIVNYDGAVLPYLDAPFGSEFERALGRNLP, from the coding sequence ATGACCAAGAAAACATTAAAACTAGGTAGGGAAGAGATTATTGAAACTGCCCCGAACAGAGGGGCTTGCTTTGCCACAGATCGAATCACAGTTCAAGGAGATAAAATAGGATATATGTATCGGGAAGCTCCAACTCTGGATGTCGACAGTGGCTGGCGCTTTTTTGCTGGAGATGAGTCTGATGATTACGTCAATGATCCAATTAATACTTCTGTTTACGACATAAATACGATCGTTAATTACGACGGTGCTGTTCTTCCTTATTTAGATGCGCCCTTTGGAAGTGAATTTGAACGAGCATTAGGAAGGAATTTACCGTGA
- a CDS encoding DUF1080 domain-containing protein → MKRLLVPLLFTLIVCSCQSPQQAPAQQEASAIAAPNEWIYLFDGKTTNGWRAYNGDALPPGWVAKNGELTFDTELGLEQDYTGGKDIIYAAEEFDNFELYLEWKLPEGGNSGIFYHLKEGYEAPWEVSPEYQMIDDENYAGIHDLTGYNTSLGYTENVDQLQPLQKTASDYAMYPANEDQKTLNPVGEWNSTKIVFTPEKVEHWLNGKMVVSFVPWSDDWYEKKNNGKWRDAENYGKFKSGYIGLQDHSSPIWFRNIKLRKL, encoded by the coding sequence ATGAAGCGATTATTAGTACCTCTGCTGTTTACGCTTATCGTATGCTCTTGCCAGTCTCCTCAACAAGCACCCGCTCAGCAGGAAGCATCTGCAATTGCAGCCCCCAATGAATGGATCTATCTTTTTGATGGTAAAACAACCAACGGATGGCGCGCCTATAATGGTGATGCATTGCCTCCGGGCTGGGTAGCGAAGAACGGTGAATTGACCTTTGATACGGAACTGGGTTTGGAGCAGGATTACACAGGTGGTAAAGACATTATTTATGCCGCAGAAGAATTTGATAACTTTGAATTGTACCTGGAATGGAAACTGCCGGAAGGGGGAAATAGCGGAATTTTTTATCACCTAAAAGAAGGTTACGAAGCTCCATGGGAGGTGTCCCCGGAATACCAGATGATCGATGATGAAAATTATGCCGGTATTCATGACCTCACCGGATATAATACATCTTTGGGATACACTGAAAATGTCGATCAATTACAACCATTACAGAAGACTGCTTCGGATTATGCCATGTATCCTGCCAATGAAGATCAGAAGACCTTGAATCCCGTGGGCGAGTGGAATAGTACTAAAATTGTATTTACACCAGAGAAAGTCGAACACTGGCTGAACGGAAAGATGGTTGTCTCTTTCGTGCCATGGTCCGATGACTGGTATGAAAAGAAAAATAATGGTAAGTGGAGAGATGCTGAGAACTATGGTAAGTTCAAGTCCGGCTACATCGGATTGCAGGATCATTCCAGCCCCATTTGGTTCCGTAACATCAAATTGAGAAAACTATGA
- a CDS encoding BspA family leucine-rich repeat surface protein: MRGVSSKLICYLLMFIGVVNQLSAQSEFITVWKTDNPGISAENQVFINTIGEGYDFTIDWGDGEVEHNRNGDVSHTYDAKGIYTIKISGGFPRIFFNYISDQKKILEVQQWGDIAWSSMEEGFRGCTNLRVSATDAPDLSRVTSMKKMFDGATVFNDPINHWDVSNVTDMEELFRRATNFNQNISDWDVSSVVNFAFAFSEASSFNQPLNNWDMSSAEILEWMFHRAASFNQPLRDWDLSNAKNINFLFQEANHFNQDVSTWNVSSVESMQDLFSLASAFNQSLGDWDISNVTEIDAIFNGTSISQINYDATLIGWGNLTTPPSGINLSVSNLPFCAGSTARQRLIDNFSWIINGDVQACLTPSAFVSTWNTQIAGISGSNQITIPTTGSGYNYSVDWGDGMMDTGVTGDITHTYAEAGKYVVTITGDFPRIFFNGSGDRNKLLFVNQWGDITWESMSNAFKGCENLKVFAVDAPDLSLVTDMSGMFYDCRSFNQPIGHWNVSQIEKMGELFRGATSFNQPLEAWNVGRVSDMSYLFYQTIRFDQPLNNWDVSSVQTMSNMFNRAWDFDQPLNNWITSSLTDLSWTFANTRTFNQPLSNWDVSRVTDFEAAFSSSHAFNQALEKWDVSSGNFFLRMFSNSLQFNQALGNWDISNAESMVFMFTNSVISVENYDETITGWSALTIPPNSILFDNIEVTYCESESARQSLINEHAWTFFNDEKLCLDQVSTVAFVTKWKTNNPGASAADQITIPASSGGFNFNVDWGDGSTDESITNTITHTYDQPGIYEVIITGIFPRILFNNEGDKDKIIDIMQWGDQKWTSMKNAFYGCTQLNISATDAPDLSGVIDLTRMFSGATSFNSDINHWDVSFVKTIHRLFEGAIEYNQPLHDWDVSNVEDMSYAFKSAYRFNQALNDWDVSNVATMRSMFDFAFDFNQPLNGWDVSRVTDFGGIFEVAVSLDQSFEGWDISSAVASAFSTDFSFLSLSYSNYDATLRAWSALDNVPENLKVSRFGFYCDSESAKNTLVNDHGWNISDFGQKCIWVSQDRVNIAENEVQGYRPLKLDVIYAGELELSFTLGGTLAAAFSVNPVTQELVLEQPDLLDSHAETTGSVIVTVSDGEINDSGWITVSVIPEVEPGFVLSPANLFAKENQESQYTLDIDGYTSSELSYSLSGPDVSFFEINGLTGELSFSVQDFENPLDADQDNNYEIVVAARDLYNTRSHEVTVSVTDANEAPSFEISAMQLTSENESSLALQAFDPENDDLTYTVIDGVDLEYFSIDASSGKLSFSELPNFESPADTDGDNIYEVEVQASDGTFHVTQAFSIEVTDVDEAPVFSSNTVFEMIENLNNVISLSAADPEGSDVTFSIYAGADLDFFLVDPATGELSFTFSPDFEVPIDEDEDNAYEVVLHASDGSNTSTQSLSITIIDENESPSISSNLTASINENTTAVTTVTANDPESNSLTYSLSGGFDESQFEIDGSTGVLMFKNAPDFENPVDENMDNIYELEVGISDGTNAINQPLSIMIIDENESPSITSNSTASINENTTAVTTVTANDPESNSLTYSLSGGFDESQFEIDGSTGVLMFKNAPDFENPVDENMDNIYELEVGISDGTNAINQPLSIMIIDENESPSITSNSTASINENTTAVTTVTATDPESNSLTYSLSGGFDESQFEIDGSTGVLMFKNAPDFENPVDENMDNIYELEVGISDGTNAINQPLSIMVVDENESPSITSNSTASINENTTAVTTVTATDPESNSLTYSLSGGFDESQFEIDGSTGVLMFKNAPDFENPVDENMDNIYELEVGISDGSNAINQPLSIMIIDENESPSITSNSTASIIENTTAVTTVTANDPESNSLTFSLSGGFDESQFEIDGSTGVLMFKNAPDFENPVDENMDNIYELEVGISDGTNTINQRLSIMVVDENESPSITSNSTASIIENTTAVTTVTANDPESNSLTFSLSGSSDESQFEIDGSTGVLMFKNAPDFENPGDEDMDNIYELEVGISDGTNTINQPLSIMVVDENESPSITSNSTASIIENTTAVTTVTATDPESNSLTYSLSGGFDESQFEIDGSTGVLMFKNAPDFENPVDENMDNIYELEVGISDGTNAINQPLSIMVVDENESPSITSNSTASIIENTTAVTTVTATDPESNSLTYSLSGGSDESQFEIDGSTGVLIFKNAPDFENPGDEDMDNEFELIINVSDGELSDQLELSITVTDELETITSVEHEHIELNVFPNPVSEILTINTPERALSNVRLQVVDLSGKKLLEVFDSVGIYVGDLENGTYLLKIDGVQLNEIIRFIKVD; this comes from the coding sequence ATGAGAGGCGTTTCGAGCAAATTGATTTGCTATTTATTAATGTTTATTGGTGTTGTTAACCAGCTTTCAGCACAAAGTGAATTTATTACCGTTTGGAAAACGGATAATCCTGGAATATCAGCAGAAAATCAGGTATTTATAAATACCATCGGGGAAGGATATGACTTTACAATTGATTGGGGAGATGGCGAAGTGGAACATAATAGGAATGGTGATGTTTCACATACCTATGATGCCAAAGGCATATACACCATAAAAATATCAGGGGGGTTTCCCCGGATTTTCTTCAATTATATTTCAGATCAAAAGAAAATTCTTGAGGTACAACAATGGGGAGATATCGCATGGTCTTCCATGGAAGAAGGTTTTAGGGGCTGCACTAACTTAAGGGTTTCGGCCACGGATGCCCCTGATTTGAGTAGAGTAACCAGCATGAAAAAGATGTTTGATGGGGCTACAGTATTTAATGATCCCATTAACCACTGGGATGTAAGCAATGTGACCGACATGGAGGAGCTCTTTAGGAGAGCTACGAATTTTAATCAAAATATCAGTGATTGGGACGTTAGTTCCGTCGTGAATTTTGCATTTGCATTTTCAGAAGCTAGCTCCTTCAATCAACCTTTAAACAATTGGGACATGTCATCTGCAGAGATCCTGGAATGGATGTTCCATCGAGCTGCCAGCTTCAATCAACCATTAAGAGATTGGGACTTAAGCAATGCGAAAAATATCAATTTCCTGTTTCAGGAAGCCAATCATTTCAATCAGGATGTCTCTACCTGGAATGTTAGCAGCGTTGAAAGTATGCAAGACCTTTTCTCTTTGGCAAGTGCATTTAATCAATCACTTGGAGATTGGGATATTTCCAATGTCACTGAAATAGACGCTATTTTTAACGGTACTTCCATTTCACAAATAAATTACGATGCGACACTTATTGGATGGGGAAACCTAACCACACCCCCCTCAGGTATAAACCTTTCTGTAAGTAATTTACCCTTTTGCGCCGGATCCACAGCTCGTCAAAGACTGATCGACAACTTTTCCTGGATAATTAATGGAGACGTTCAAGCTTGCCTCACCCCTAGTGCTTTTGTGTCAACGTGGAACACTCAAATAGCTGGTATTTCAGGATCAAATCAAATTACGATTCCTACTACTGGTTCGGGATACAATTATTCCGTGGATTGGGGAGACGGCATGATGGATACGGGTGTTACTGGAGATATTACACATACATACGCAGAAGCGGGTAAATATGTGGTTACGATAACTGGAGATTTTCCACGAATTTTTTTTAACGGAAGTGGTGATCGAAACAAACTGCTATTTGTCAATCAGTGGGGAGATATAACATGGGAATCCATGAGCAATGCCTTCAAAGGCTGTGAGAATTTGAAGGTATTCGCAGTAGATGCTCCTGACTTATCTCTTGTAACGGATATGTCTGGGATGTTCTATGACTGTCGGTCATTTAATCAACCCATAGGTCACTGGAATGTGAGCCAGATCGAAAAAATGGGGGAATTGTTTCGGGGAGCCACAAGCTTTAATCAACCTTTGGAGGCTTGGAATGTGGGGCGTGTTTCCGACATGAGTTACCTCTTTTATCAGACAATCAGATTTGATCAACCTCTGAATAATTGGGATGTTAGCTCAGTGCAAACCATGTCCAATATGTTCAATCGGGCCTGGGATTTCGATCAACCATTGAACAACTGGATAACGTCAAGTTTAACTGACTTGAGTTGGACATTCGCAAATACACGTACATTTAATCAACCTTTAAGTAACTGGGATGTTTCCAGAGTAACTGATTTTGAGGCTGCCTTTTCCAGTTCACATGCTTTCAACCAGGCTTTAGAGAAATGGGATGTGAGTAGTGGAAACTTTTTTTTGAGGATGTTCTCCAATTCCCTCCAGTTTAATCAGGCTTTGGGAAATTGGGACATAAGTAATGCAGAATCCATGGTTTTTATGTTTACCAATTCTGTCATTTCCGTAGAAAATTATGATGAGACAATTACTGGTTGGTCAGCACTCACTATTCCTCCAAATTCGATATTGTTTGATAATATAGAGGTCACTTATTGTGAGTCTGAGTCCGCTCGACAATCATTGATCAATGAACATGCGTGGACTTTTTTCAATGATGAAAAGTTATGCCTCGATCAAGTCTCCACTGTCGCGTTTGTCACAAAGTGGAAAACCAATAATCCAGGAGCCTCAGCAGCTGATCAAATTACAATACCCGCTTCCAGTGGCGGTTTTAATTTCAATGTGGATTGGGGAGATGGTAGCACAGATGAGTCTATCACCAATACCATTACTCATACCTATGATCAGCCTGGGATCTATGAGGTAATTATCACTGGGATATTTCCTAGAATTCTTTTCAACAACGAGGGAGATAAAGATAAAATCATAGATATCATGCAATGGGGAGATCAGAAGTGGACTTCCATGAAAAATGCATTTTACGGATGTACGCAGTTGAACATTTCAGCCACAGACGCCCCGGACCTTTCTGGAGTGATTGATTTAACCAGGATGTTCTCAGGAGCGACATCTTTCAATAGTGATATCAATCATTGGGATGTTTCTTTCGTCAAAACAATTCATCGCTTGTTCGAAGGAGCAATAGAATACAACCAGCCACTTCATGATTGGGATGTGTCAAACGTAGAGGACATGAGCTATGCTTTTAAAAGTGCCTACAGATTTAATCAGGCATTAAATGACTGGGACGTAAGCAATGTCGCTACTATGCGTAGCATGTTTGATTTCGCATTTGATTTCAATCAACCTCTAAATGGTTGGGATGTTAGTCGGGTGACAGATTTTGGAGGTATTTTCGAAGTGGCAGTATCTCTTGATCAATCATTTGAGGGTTGGGACATTTCCAGCGCTGTTGCTTCTGCATTTTCTACAGATTTCTCATTTTTAAGTTTATCTTATTCGAATTACGATGCTACGCTGCGGGCCTGGTCAGCTCTGGACAATGTGCCTGAGAATCTGAAGGTTAGCCGTTTTGGATTTTATTGTGATAGTGAATCCGCTAAGAACACTTTGGTCAACGATCATGGTTGGAACATATCAGATTTTGGACAGAAGTGCATTTGGGTTTCACAGGATCGTGTTAATATAGCTGAGAATGAGGTTCAGGGCTATCGCCCTTTGAAATTGGATGTTATTTATGCAGGTGAGCTTGAGCTTTCATTCACTTTAGGCGGAACACTGGCAGCTGCTTTTTCGGTGAATCCTGTAACACAAGAACTCGTTTTAGAGCAGCCTGATTTGTTGGATTCACATGCTGAAACCACTGGTTCCGTCATAGTAACTGTATCCGATGGGGAAATCAATGATTCGGGTTGGATTACTGTAAGTGTAATACCTGAAGTAGAACCGGGTTTTGTACTATCTCCCGCTAATTTGTTTGCCAAAGAGAATCAAGAATCTCAATATACCTTGGACATAGATGGATACACTTCTTCCGAGCTTTCTTACTCTCTGAGTGGACCGGATGTCTCGTTTTTTGAGATAAATGGTCTTACTGGGGAATTGTCCTTTTCTGTACAGGACTTTGAGAATCCTTTAGATGCGGATCAGGATAACAATTATGAAATTGTTGTTGCCGCCAGGGACCTTTACAATACAAGAAGTCATGAAGTGACGGTTAGTGTAACGGATGCAAATGAGGCACCATCTTTTGAGATTTCGGCGATGCAACTTACTTCGGAAAACGAAAGTTCACTGGCTCTTCAAGCATTCGACCCTGAAAATGACGACCTTACTTACACGGTCATTGACGGAGTTGACTTGGAATATTTTTCCATCGACGCTTCATCAGGTAAGCTTTCATTTAGTGAGCTCCCAAATTTTGAATCACCTGCTGATACCGATGGCGATAATATTTATGAAGTAGAGGTTCAGGCATCTGACGGGACTTTTCATGTGACTCAGGCTTTTTCAATTGAGGTAACTGATGTTGATGAGGCACCAGTCTTTTCTTCAAATACTGTCTTCGAGATGATTGAAAATCTCAATAACGTTATCAGCCTCTCTGCAGCGGATCCAGAAGGTTCTGATGTTACCTTTTCAATTTATGCCGGTGCAGATTTAGACTTCTTCTTGGTAGATCCTGCAACCGGTGAACTGTCCTTCACTTTTTCACCGGATTTTGAGGTTCCTATTGATGAAGATGAAGATAATGCATACGAAGTGGTTCTACATGCCTCGGATGGTTCGAATACTTCTACTCAATCACTTTCGATTACGATAATTGATGAAAATGAGTCCCCCTCCATTTCATCAAACTTGACTGCCTCAATTAATGAGAACACCACAGCCGTAACCACTGTAACAGCTAATGATCCAGAAAGCAATAGCTTGACTTATTCTTTATCTGGAGGTTTTGACGAAAGCCAGTTCGAGATAGATGGTTCAACGGGAGTTTTGATGTTTAAGAATGCGCCAGACTTTGAGAATCCAGTCGATGAGAATATGGACAATATTTACGAATTAGAAGTAGGGATAAGTGATGGAACGAATGCCATCAACCAGCCCTTGAGCATCATGATAATTGATGAAAATGAGTCCCCCTCCATTACATCAAACTCGACTGCCTCAATTAATGAGAACACCACAGCCGTAACCACTGTAACAGCTAATGATCCAGAAAGCAATAGCTTGACTTATTCTTTATCTGGAGGTTTTGACGAAAGCCAGTTCGAGATAGATGGTTCAACGGGAGTTTTGATGTTTAAGAATGCGCCAGACTTTGAGAATCCAGTCGATGAGAATATGGACAATATTTACGAATTAGAAGTAGGGATAAGTGATGGAACGAATGCCATCAACCAGCCCTTGAGCATCATGATAATTGATGAAAATGAGTCCCCCTCCATTACATCAAACTCGACTGCCTCAATTAATGAGAACACCACAGCCGTAACCACTGTAACAGCTACTGATCCAGAAAGCAATAGCTTGACTTATTCTTTATCTGGAGGTTTTGACGAAAGCCAGTTCGAGATAGATGGTTCAACGGGAGTTTTGATGTTTAAGAATGCGCCAGACTTTGAGAATCCAGTCGATGAGAATATGGACAATATTTACGAATTAGAAGTAGGGATAAGTGATGGAACGAATGCCATCAACCAGCCCTTGAGCATCATGGTAGTGGATGAAAATGAATCGCCCTCCATTACATCAAACTCGACTGCCTCAATTAATGAGAACACCACAGCCGTAACCACTGTAACAGCTACTGATCCAGAAAGCAATAGCTTGACTTATTCTTTATCTGGAGGTTTTGACGAAAGCCAGTTCGAGATAGATGGTTCAACGGGAGTTTTGATGTTTAAGAATGCGCCAGACTTTGAGAATCCAGTCGATGAGAATATGGACAATATTTACGAATTAGAAGTAGGGATAAGTGATGGATCGAATGCCATCAACCAGCCCTTGAGCATCATGATAATTGATGAAAATGAGTCCCCCTCCATTACATCAAACTCGACTGCCTCAATTATTGAGAACACCACAGCCGTAACCACTGTAACAGCTAATGATCCAGAAAGCAATAGCTTAACTTTTTCTTTATCTGGAGGTTTTGACGAAAGCCAGTTCGAGATAGATGGTTCAACGGGAGTTTTGATGTTTAAAAATGCGCCAGATTTTGAGAATCCAGTCGATGAGAATATGGACAATATTTACGAATTAGAAGTAGGGATAAGTGATGGAACCAATACCATCAACCAGCGCTTGAGCATCATGGTAGTGGATGAAAATGAATCGCCCTCCATTACATCAAACTCGACGGCCTCAATTATTGAGAACACCACAGCCGTAACCACTGTAACAGCTAATGATCCAGAAAGCAATAGCTTAACTTTTTCTTTATCTGGAAGTTCTGACGAAAGCCAATTCGAGATAGATGGTTCAACGGGAGTTTTGATGTTTAAAAATGCGCCAGACTTTGAGAATCCAGGCGATGAGGATATGGACAATATTTACGAATTAGAAGTAGGGATAAGTGATGGAACCAATACCATCAACCAGCCCTTGAGCATCATGGTAGTGGATGAAAATGAATCGCCCTCCATTACATCAAACTCGACGGCCTCAATTATTGAGAACACCACAGCCGTAACCACTGTAACAGCTACTGATCCAGAAAGCAATAGCTTGACTTATTCTTTATCTGGAGGTTTTGACGAAAGCCAGTTCGAGATAGATGGTTCAACGGGAGTTTTGATGTTTAAGAATGCGCCAGACTTTGAGAATCCAGTCGATGAGAATATGGACAATATTTACGAATTAGAAGTAGGGATAAGTGATGGAACGAATGCCATCAACCAGCCCTTGAGCATCATGGTAGTGGATGAAAATGAATCGCCCTCCATTACATCAAACTCGACTGCCTCAATTATTGAGAACACCACAGCCGTAACCACTGTGACAGCTACTGATCCAGAAAGCAATAGCTTGACTTATTCTTTATCTGGAGGTTCTGACGAAAGCCAATTCGAGATAGATGGTTCGACAGGAGTTTTGATATTTAAGAATGCGCCAGACTTTGAGAATCCAGGCGATGAGGATATGGATAATGAATTTGAGTTGATAATAAACGTATCAGACGGAGAGTTATCTGACCAATTAGAATTATCGATCACTGTTACAGATGAGTTGGAAACCATTACAAGTGTAGAACACGAGCATATTGAATTAAATGTATTTCCTAATCCTGTGTCAGAAATTTTAACAATCAATACGCCGGAGAGGGCTCTGTCAAATGTCAGACTGCAAGTCGTTGATCTTTCTGGAAAGAAATTACTCGAGGTATTTGATTCGGTTGGAATTTATGTTGGTGATTTGGAAAATGGCACTTACTTATTGAAAATTGATGGAGTACAATTGAATGAGATCATTCGTTTTATCAAAGTGGACTAG
- a CDS encoding nuclear transport factor 2 family protein produces MANSPLPRWHELVEKQDISIFDEIFHDDCVFYSPLVFQPKEGKALTKQFLSAAARMFNEAEHFTYVKEVVDEQSAVLVFHSKIEGIFIEGIDMITWDEQGLITEFKVFIRPMKGIMKVAATMQKQLGLKGPTFGQRLKMLFSGG; encoded by the coding sequence ATGGCCAATTCCCCGTTACCTCGCTGGCATGAGCTGGTAGAAAAGCAAGACATCTCCATCTTCGACGAGATCTTCCATGATGATTGTGTGTTCTATTCTCCCCTGGTTTTCCAACCCAAGGAAGGCAAAGCGCTTACCAAGCAATTCTTGTCAGCGGCTGCAAGAATGTTCAATGAAGCAGAGCATTTTACCTATGTAAAGGAAGTGGTCGATGAACAAAGTGCCGTGTTGGTTTTCCATTCAAAAATCGAGGGTATTTTCATTGAAGGCATTGACATGATCACCTGGGATGAGCAAGGTCTGATCACCGAATTCAAAGTGTTCATACGGCCGATGAAGGGCATCATGAAAGTCGCCGCTACCATGCAAAAGCAATTGGGACTCAAAGGACCGACCTTTGGGCAACGGCTAAAGATGTTGTTTAGTGGGGGGTGA
- a CDS encoding sialate O-acetylesterase: protein MIFPKLMGFHFLEVLLLCFLFSCSSPEPQPFVPAQIFGDHMVLQQQESVTIWGTGTPNDEVKAQGSWSDEYVATQVNENGEWRLDLPTPEAGGPYLLDVAQSDSLIRFEDVMIGEVWLASGQSNMEMPLTGYLPTEPINNYEEEIANANYPGIRFITVKRAISPMPINEFEGEWKVMSSETAAKSSATAYFFARKLHQELGVPVGIIHSSWGGTPVESWISKDKMLELGEFEKQLATLAPEKIEVFQAWYDQFPARSFPDNEAGWESLDMEDGQYALPDFDDSNWRTTNLPDDIENMEGTYADGAVWFRKKVTIDNLNEAYTFSVTEGIDDMESLYINGKPVAFTLCWNCPRSYELNGIFKEGENQIAIRLIDTGGGGGFRGEMTLTSASGQQIDVNKDWKYLAVAGVFQGKLLMFDANQEALKNPPAGIADYRFDSWTPSGLFNAMINPVIPYNIQGAIWYQGESNVGRAEQYEKTFPGMITDWRTRWKGEFSFYFVQIAPFGYGNELSPALRDAQRKTLSIPGTGMASAMDIGHPTSIHPGNKQDVGKRLALWALAKDYGKSIVPSGPLYSNHRVEGSKIIVTFDHAESGLMLADGKGMPFEIAGGDGKFVQAEAALLDGNLVIWSTDVSEPKHVRYAWKDYVDAALFNETGLPASSFSTE, encoded by the coding sequence ATGATCTTTCCTAAGCTCATGGGTTTTCACTTTCTCGAAGTTTTACTTCTCTGTTTCCTTTTTTCCTGCTCAAGTCCGGAGCCTCAGCCCTTTGTGCCAGCGCAAATCTTCGGTGATCATATGGTCTTGCAACAGCAGGAAAGCGTAACCATTTGGGGAACAGGTACCCCGAATGATGAGGTAAAAGCACAGGGTAGCTGGAGTGACGAGTATGTGGCCACCCAGGTTAATGAGAATGGAGAGTGGCGTCTTGATCTACCAACGCCAGAAGCGGGAGGGCCTTACTTGCTGGATGTGGCACAAAGTGATTCGCTGATCCGCTTTGAGGATGTGATGATCGGGGAAGTGTGGCTGGCTTCAGGACAATCGAACATGGAAATGCCCCTGACGGGTTACCTACCTACCGAACCAATCAACAACTACGAGGAAGAAATTGCCAACGCGAACTATCCAGGCATTCGATTCATCACCGTGAAGCGGGCCATTTCGCCCATGCCGATCAATGAATTTGAAGGCGAGTGGAAGGTGATGAGCTCGGAAACAGCGGCCAAAAGCAGCGCCACGGCTTATTTTTTCGCGAGGAAGCTGCATCAGGAGCTTGGTGTCCCGGTTGGGATTATTCATTCGAGCTGGGGAGGTACGCCGGTGGAGTCATGGATCAGCAAAGACAAAATGCTTGAACTTGGAGAGTTTGAAAAGCAATTAGCCACCTTGGCCCCTGAGAAGATAGAAGTCTTTCAAGCCTGGTATGATCAGTTTCCGGCGCGTTCTTTCCCGGATAACGAAGCCGGCTGGGAGTCCCTTGATATGGAAGATGGACAATATGCTTTACCCGATTTTGATGACAGCAATTGGCGAACAACCAACTTGCCCGATGATATTGAAAACATGGAAGGAACCTATGCTGATGGAGCCGTTTGGTTTCGGAAGAAAGTGACCATCGACAACCTCAATGAAGCGTATACCTTTTCTGTAACCGAAGGAATCGATGACATGGAATCGCTGTACATCAATGGGAAGCCAGTGGCTTTTACTCTTTGCTGGAATTGCCCCAGGTCCTACGAGTTAAATGGCATTTTCAAAGAAGGCGAAAATCAAATCGCGATTCGATTGATTGATACAGGTGGCGGAGGTGGATTCCGTGGAGAAATGACACTGACCAGTGCCTCAGGACAGCAGATCGACGTGAATAAGGACTGGAAGTACTTAGCGGTAGCTGGAGTGTTTCAAGGAAAGCTACTAATGTTTGACGCCAATCAGGAGGCACTTAAAAATCCTCCGGCAGGCATAGCGGACTATCGGTTCGATTCGTGGACACCCAGTGGTTTATTCAACGCGATGATTAATCCGGTGATCCCTTATAACATCCAGGGTGCCATCTGGTACCAGGGGGAAAGTAATGTTGGACGAGCGGAACAATACGAAAAGACCTTTCCGGGCATGATCACCGACTGGCGTACACGCTGGAAGGGAGAATTTTCCTTCTACTTCGTGCAAATTGCTCCATTTGGCTATGGGAATGAGTTGTCCCCGGCACTGAGAGATGCACAACGCAAAACCCTGAGTATTCCAGGTACCGGTATGGCGAGTGCCATGGATATTGGCCATCCGACGAGTATTCATCCAGGAAATAAGCAAGATGTCGGCAAGCGTCTGGCGCTTTGGGCGTTGGCTAAAGATTATGGAAAATCGATCGTCCCTTCAGGTCCACTCTATAGCAACCATCGCGTAGAAGGAAGTAAGATCATTGTGACTTTTGATCATGCCGAAAGTGGTTTGATGTTGGCCGATGGCAAGGGCATGCCATTCGAGATTGCAGGGGGCGATGGGAAATTTGTACAGGCTGAAGCAGCACTGTTGGATGGTAACCTGGTGATCTGGTCCACCGACGTGTCCGAACCTAAACATGTTCGCTATGCATGGAAAGATTATGTGGATGCGGCCCTATTCAATGAAACGGGACTACCGGCTTCCTCTTTTAGCACAGAATGA